The genomic segment GCATGGCAATGAGCCGCTTTATTATCGAGTTCGGTGACCGCCTGGACGGTCACTTCTGAGAAAAGGCATTTACACAGAATCGTGTACAGGGTCCCTTTATTTTCGGCCAGCCACATACCTAGCAACTCTTTCTGGCCTTCGATGTTGATGCCCAGCGCCAGGAACACAGATTTGTTAATGATGCGGCTGTCCTGCCGGACTTTTAGAACGATACAGTCAAGATAAACAATGGGATAGACTGCATCCAGAGGCCGGTTTTGCCATTCAACAACCTGCTCCATGACCGCATCGGTGACCTTTGAGACCAGCGCCGGCGAGACATCGGCGTCATACAGCTCTTTGAACGCGGCGGCGATCTCCGCGGGTGGTCATCCCTTTGGCGTACAACGATAAAATCTGGTTATCCATCCCGGTAATCCGGGTCTGGTTCTTCTTCACCAGCTGCGGTTCAAAGGAACCGTCACGATCGCGCGGAGTACGCAGCGCCAGCGGGCCATCGCCAGTGGTAACGGTTTTTGTGGAATAGCCGTTGCGGGCGTTGGTCCCCGGTTTAGGCTGATTTTTATCGTAGCCGAGGTGATGGGTCATTTCGGCATTGAGAGCTGCTTCGACGCTGATTTTTTTCAGCAGCCGATCGAAGTGACTGAGATCTTCAGGGGTTTTGAGATTTTTGGCCAGTTCGTTAGCCAGAGCCTGCAACTGTTTTTCGTCCATAAATTAACCTGTTTTTGATGTTGGATTGAACATATCAAAATCAGGCAAATACACAAATTTCTAAACAGGCTCGTCGCAGGGTTGACGATAGGTACGGTGGGGCCACAGAAGTCGATGAAGAGCTTTTCGCCAGCCTTGTGCTCCATGCGCATGGAACGCCACTGCTTCTTTTTCCAGTCACGGAACAGTGCACAAAACTGTGAGTAACCGAGGGCATCACCGCCCACGGCGGACTGATATTCCATCCAGAGCAGCTGCTTGGTCATGCCCTTGCGGCTTAACTCGGTATCGATATCAAGCCAGCTGGGTAATGTATTGATAACTTTTCCGGATTTGCCGGGATAGAGCAGGCGGTCGAGGTCGACGGGGGACAGTTCCGCCGGCAATGGCCAGACCAGGTTAGCTACCGTGAATCGGCCGAGGATATCGTGCACGGTAGTACAGCCTATGCCGAGCGCTGCTGCGATAGTGCGATTCGAGCGACGCTGCTCGAATTTCATACGTAAAACATTAATATAAATGCACATTTCCGTTCTCGCTTTCTTCTTTTTACGTGCCATGCCCCCGGAAGCTAAAAGTCTCCAGAGTATGGCGGAACAGAAGATGAGTGATCGGACAGAATCGGAATCGCTGATCGGGCGACCGGAATCAGTGATCGGATGAAATCAGAATTAGTGATCGGGTGAAATCGGAATCAGTGATCGGATGTGACCGGAACCAGCACCACCCAATGCTTTAATCATGGCACAAGATCCCGGAAATTTCCTGTCGCCGGGTTAAGGAGGATTTTTCTTCCGTCCGCCGCCTAACCGAAGGGCCGGCAGCCATAAAAAAGCGGGAGCGCTAAGCGCTCCCGCTGGATTGGCACCCGGTCTGTCGGTAGAACGGAACGGTTAATGCCCTCGATTAGGGGTTGTAGGCATTTTCGCCGTGACTGTTGACGTCCAAACCTTCGCGCTCTTGCTCTTCGGATACGCGCAGGCCCACCATCATATCGGCGATTTTGAAGCCGATAAACGCCACCACGCCAGACCAGATCAGTCACACGATTACGCTCATGAGCTGCACCCACACCTGGTGGCCCATGGTGACACCTTCAGCATAACCGGTGCCGCCCAGCGACGCGGAGGAGAATACCCCGGTCAGGAGACAGCCGACGATACCGCAGACGCCGTGTACGCCAAAGACATCGCACACGTCATCCACTTTCAGCCATTTCTTCAAGGTAACCACGCCCCACAGACCGGCGACACCACCCACCAGGCCGATGACCAGTGCACCGCCAACGCCGACGGTACCGGCAGCCGGTGTAATGGCGACCAGGCCGGCGATACAGCCTGAACACGCACCCAACAACGACGGTTTACCGCGCAGCATCCACTCGACAAACACCCAGGAAAGGATGGCGCTGGCGGAGCCGGCGTTGAAGCCGAACCAGCCGACGTACAGGATAGCGGTGCCGGTAAATACCATCGGCAAGTTATGGGGTTTGAACGCTTCTTTTCCAAAACCGGCGCGTTTGCCCAACAAGTAAGCCCCCACCAGCCCGGCGCTGGCGGCGTTAATATGCACCACGGTACCGCCGGCGAAGTCCAAAGCGCCCAAAGAAGCCAGGTAACCACCCGCCCATACCATATGCGCCATGGGCAGATAGGAGAAAGTCAGCCACACCAGCACGAAAATCAGCACCGCCGAGAAGCGGATACGCTCCGCCAGCGCGCTGACGATCAGGCCAACGGTAATGTAGGCGAATGAGCACTGGAACGCGACATGAATCAGCTGATAGAAACTGCCGGTCAGTGCGGTCACGCCGATGCTTTTAAGCATGATCATGCTGAAATCGCCGAAGAAGGCATTACCGGTACCGAACGTCAGCGAGTAGCCGTAAATCATCCATAGCACACAGACCAGCGCAAAAGTGACCGCAACCTGCGTCAGCATTGACAGCATGTTTTTCCCGCGCAGCAGACCGCCGTAAAACAGCGCTATCCCCGGAAGCGTCATGAACAGCACCAGCGCGGTGCTTATCATCATAAAGGCATTGTCGGCCTTGTCGACTGCGGGTGCCGCAGCCATGGCCCAGGACGGCAAGAGGGCCGCAGCGCCTAAAACGGTGAGTGAGACAAGTTTCTTCATTTTTTATTCATCCCTATCTACAAATAGCGCATGTCGTTAAAGTGCAGCTTCGTCGGTTTCGCCGGTACGAATGCGAATAACCCGCTGAAGTTCAGCAACAAAAATCTTGCCGTCGCCGATTTTGCCGGTATAGGCCAGGCCGCCTTGCTGATGACATCAATCACTTCATCAAGCTGATCGTCAGCGATAGCGATATCAATTTTCACTTTTGGCAGGAAATTTACGCTGTACTCGGCACCGCGATAAAGCTCGGCATGGCCTTTCTGACGCCCAAATCCCTTGACTTCAGTGACCGTCAGCCCCTGAATTCCCACAGAGGAGAGCGCTTCACGCACATCTTCCAATTTAAATGGCTTAATCACCACGGTTACCAGCTTCATATGTACCCCTCGAAAATTAAGTCCCGACTCGCGACCACTACGCCCAATTAAAGCAAAGCATGTGCCACAAATGTTTTGACATAAAAATTTACCGTTAGCAGGCTATTCCTATGGCAGCTGCCTGTCGCGGGTTAGGGGGAGGGATCAAAAAAGAAAGGTCATACAAACAGAAATGCACCAAACAGGTGCCTGATGCTAAAAAACGGTGCGTCTGTCACAAATTTGGAACACAAATGCCCATTCATAGTGCGTACCGCGGCGAATGGGCATCCGATTGGCGCTAACGATGACGAAATGGCGAGGGGAAATCGTGGCGCCTGATGGAGGAAGGCAAATGTTATTGCCGCACGGCGGCGAAAGGGTAAAGGTATCGCTAAGCCGGCGGCACGGCCTTAACCGGGCAATGCCTGGGGCGCGTCGGCGCGCAGCGCCTGTCCCGCCTGCTGTAGCTGATACATTTGATAATAGCGGCCTCGCGCCTGCAGCAGGGCAGCATGGGTGCCCCGCTCCACCGCCTCGCCCCGATGCAGCACCAGGATTTGATCCGCCTCGACCACCGTCGACAGCCGATGGGCTATGACCACCAGCGTCGTATGGCGCCGCATCGCCACCAGCGCGCGGGCAATCGTCTGTTCAGTACCGGAATCGATATTGGCGGTGGCCTCATCGAGAATCAATACCGCCGGCGTGGACACCAGCACCCGCGCCAGAGCCAGCAATTGCTTTTGCCCGACCGACAAGGTGTTGCCCTGTTCACCCAGTTCGGCGAACACTCCCCCCGGTAGCGAGCGTACCAGCGCCGCCAGTTGCACCTGCTCTAGCGCGCGCCAGACCTGTTGCTCGCTTATCTCCCGTCCGAGGGTGACGTTGCCATAGACCGTGTCAGCCATGACGACCGGATCTTGCTGCACCATCGCCACCCCCTGGCGCAAGACGCGATGGCTAAGCGTCTCTATGGGCCGGCCGTCCAGCAACAGCGTCCCCGCGCTTACCGGATAGTAGCCCATCATCAGGCTGGCCAGGGTACTCTTGCCGCTGCCGGTATGCCCCACCAGGGCGATAAAACTTTTCGCCGGCGCCGTTAGCGAAATGTCGCGCAACACCGGCGATCCCCGGCGATAGGCAAAGTGCAGGTTGCGCAATTCGATGGCGCCACCGCTCAGGGGAACATCATCCGTGCCGTACCGTTGCGCGGAACCGTCCATCAGTTCAAAGATACGTTCCCCCGCGACCGCCGCCTGCTGCATGATGGACTGCTGGGATGTCAGCTCAATCAGCGGCTCGTTGAGCCGGCCGAGGTAATTGATGAAGGCGTAAAGCACCCCCACGCCTATCGCCCCGCGCGGACTTAGCCCAAACAGCAGCAGCATGCCGCACAATATCAGCGCAAACAGCAGGCTGAGCAGCGGGCGCAGCAGATAGCCCTCCAGCCGTAGCGTCGCCATACGGGTTTGGAAGTGGGCGTGGCTTGCCCGCTGTAGCTTGTCGCCGAAACGCCGCTGCTGGCGGAATTGCTGAATTACCCCCATCCCGTTGATGGCTTCATTGAAGCCATCATTGATATCGGCGACATAGGCCCGCATCCGCCGCACGATTGGCGTGCTGTAATGCTGATACAGCCACATCACCACAATGACCACCGGAAACAGCACCAGCGAGATACTCGCCAGCCGCCAGTCCAGCAAAAACATCGCCACCAGCATGGCGCTGATTAACGCCACGCTGCGCAGCACGGAGGCCACCACCGTGACGTACAGATCTTTCACCACTTCGGTATCGTTGGTCACCCTGGAAATGAGCTGCCCTACCGGCTGAGTATCGAATACGCCTAACGGCTGGCGCAGCGCGGCATCCATGACTTCCGTTCTCAACTGCTGCACGACGCTTAACGCAGTGCGGTTGAATAACAGCGCCTGGTAATAGCGCAGCGCCGCCGACAGCACCTGTAGCGCGAGGAAAACCGCCACCAGACCGGCCTCCGTCCAGGGCGGCAGGACTTTCTCGGGCAGAATATGGTCGATGAAATAGCTAATCACTATCGGTCCGGCGACTTCCGCCGCTGCCGCTAGCCATAACATCAAAGCCGCCAACGTCAACGGCCTGCGGTAGGACCGGCCATAGGCGAGTAGCCGTTTGAGGGTGGGCCAAAGGCTAGTCCAGTTGCGCATCGCCCGTCTCCTTGGGTTCCTGTTCGAGGGCGGCTTCCAACTGCTGGTAGCGGTACATATCCCGGTACCAGCCCGGCTGGTGCAGCAGCGCGGCGTGATCGCCGCGCTGGCCGATGCGGCCCTGTTTGAGCACCAGGATCTCGCTCGCGCCCTGCAGCGCCGACAGCCGGTGCGCGGTAATGATCACCGTTCGGTGGGCACCCCAGCGGCGCAGATTATGCAATATGCTATGTTCGGTACGCCCGTCAACCGCCGATAACGCGTCATCCAGGACGAGAATTTCCGCCTCCAGCAAGAGCGCTCGGGCAATCGCCAGACGCTGTTTCTGCCCGCCGGACAGCATAACGCCGCGTTCCCCGACCTCTGTCTGGTACCCCTTAGCAAGACGCAGTATGTCGTCATGTATGCAGGCCAACCGTGCCGCCTCTTCAATCTGCTCCGCCGTGGCGTCCGGTCGGCCAAGGGCGATATTGCTGGCCACGCTGTCGGAAAACAAAAAAGGCGTCTGGCTCACCACCGCCAGCCGACTGCGCCATTGATCGAGCGCCAGCGCGGTCAAAGGCAGATCGTGAAAGCGTATCTCCCCTTCGCTGACGTCAAACTGCCGCAGGATTAGCGCCAGTAGCGTGCTTTTGCCGGCGCCGGTAGGGCCGCACACGCCCAGCATCTGCCCGGGAGCCAGCGTCAGATGAATATCCTGTAACACAC from the Candidatus Sodalis pierantonius str. SOPE genome contains:
- a CDS encoding SmdB family multidrug efflux ABC transporter permease/ATP-binding protein, coding for MRNWTSLWPTLKRLLAYGRSYRRPLTLAALMLWLAAAAEVAGPIVISYFIDHILPEKVLPPWTEAGLVAVFLALQVLSAALRYYQALLFNRTALSVVQQLRTEVMDAALRQPLGVFDTQPVGQLISRVTNDTEVVKDLYVTVVASVLRSVALISAMLVAMFLLDWRLASISLVLFPVVIVVMWLYQHYSTPIVRRMRAYVADINDGFNEAINGMGVIQQFRQQRRFGDKLQRASHAHFQTRMATLRLEGYLLRPLLSLLFALILCGMLLLFGLSPRGAIGVGVLYAFINYLGRLNEPLIELTSQQSIMQQAAVAGERIFELMDGSAQRYGTDDVPLSGGAIELRNLHFAYRRGSPVLRDISLTAPAKSFIALVGHTGSGKSTLASLMMGYYPVSAGTLLLDGRPIETLSHRVLRQGVAMVQQDPVVMADTVYGNVTLGREISEQQVWRALEQVQLAALVRSLPGGVFAELGEQGNTLSVGQKQLLALARVLVSTPAVLILDEATANIDSGTEQTIARALVAMRRHTTLVVIAHRLSTVVEADQILVLHRGEAVERGTHAALLQARGRYYQMYQLQQAGQALRADAPQALPG